The following nucleotide sequence is from Melioribacteraceae bacterium.
AGAGTTATTGAAAAATTTAAAATTGTGTATGTACATAACTCGATTATTTATCATAAAAGTGGCGGTGGTCTTGGCTGGTCTAATTACTCTCCACTTTATTATTATTATTATACAAGAAATCGTTTTATCTTTTTTAAAGATAAAAGCATATTAATCAAATTATATGTTTTCATATTTGCTTTACTGAATACCATTGGCAAATGGTTAGTTATTAAATTCAAATATTCTTCGACGGAAAAGAATATGAAGCGAGTAAAGGAGGCTCAAAAATCTTTATTAAGTGGTTTTTCTGAGGGTTTAAAGAACTTCTTCTAAAATTATTCGAAAAAATTATAAGTGATTAAATTGAAAATTCTATTCTTATTATCAAGGTATCCATATCCGATCAACAAGGGCGATAAGCTTCGTGCTTATCATCAAATAAATAATCTGCGTAACAATAATGAAGTTCACCTAATAGCGATTAACGAAGAGCTAAATCAAAATAAGTATGAACACAATTTGGAAACTATTGCCGATTTCGTCACTATATTAAAATTGAGTAAGCTCCAAAAAATTTGGAATCTATTCCGATCAATTTTTTCAAAGTTTCCTTTTCAGACTGAATATTTCTACACTAAAAAAAATAAAATGATTATTGATTCTATAGTCGAAAGATATAAACCCGATATAATAATTTGTCAATTAATCCGAATGGGTAAATACCTTGAGTCAATTGATTCTGTTCCAAAAGTAATTGATTACATAGATGTGTTATCCAAGGGATTGGAACTTCGTAAATCGAGAGTGAGCTTTTTGCTAAAACCTATTTTCGATTCTGAGTACAAAAGAGTTTTAGAATATGAAGAAAAAGTGAATTCGAAATTTGACGGTTCTATAATTATAACTGAAAATGACAAGAATGCACTTCCTATTAATAATAAATCTGGTGTAATGGTTGTTCCTAATGGTATTGAAACAGATTACTTTCAACCGGATCCAGAACTTAAAAAAGACATTGATTTGCTGTTTGTTGGAAATATGAGTTACAAGCCAAATATTGATGCAGTTGTTTATTTCATTGAATCAATTTTCCCATTAGTAAAGCAAAAACATCCAAACTGTAAATTCCATATTGTAGGTTCTTCACCAAGTCTTCGAATTAAACGTCTTGTAAATAAAAGTGTAATTGTGTCTGGTTGGGTTGATGATATTCGTCCATTTTATAACAGAGCAAAAATATTTGTTGCTCCAATGCAAATTGGAACAGGTTTACAAAATAAAATACTGGAAGCGATGTCAATGTCCATTCCTGCTGTTATCTCATCACATGCTGCTAAGGGAATTGAGGGTTGTTCTGCTAATACTGTTTTTATTGAAGATTCACCCATGGAATTTGCAAATAGGATTCTAGAATTAATTGAGAATCCTATTTTGCGAGAAAAAATGGGTAAGGAATCTAGGCAGTTTGTGAAGAAGCATTATAGTTGGGAAAATATAGTAGGCGATTTTGAAAAATACTTGAATAAAATTGCTAATAGAGTAGAATGAAAAGTACAATTTCATGTTTACATGATATTATTGTTGTAGGTGCCGGAATTGTTGGTTTAGCAACCGCTTATACAATCCTAAAAGATAAGCCGAGTACAAAATTATTGCTTATCGAAAAGGAAAGCGGAGTTGCTAAACATCAAACCGGAAATAATAGCGGTGTTATTCATTCAGGTATCTATTATAATCCGGGAAGTTTGAAAGCAATCAATTGTAAACGCGGTTATGATTTATTGTTGAATTTTTGTGATGAGAATAAAATAAAATATGATATCTGCGGAAAAGTAATTGTCGCGGTTTCAGAACATGAATTTGAACAACTTGAAAAAATTTATAATCGCGGATTGGAAAATGGATTAAAAGGATTAATTTTTCTAACTAAAGGAGAACTCAAAGAAAAGGAACCTCACGTTAATGGAATTAAAGGAGTTTTCGTTCCGCAAACGGGAATTATAGATTTCTTAGAGGTTTCAGTAAAGTTAAGTGAAAGAATCCTTGAACTTGGTGGTGAAATAAAATTCAATTCGGAAGTAAAAAATATTCAACAAGACAATAACAGAATTTCTGTGATATGTGATCATTTTGAAGTTGATACCAGATTTCTTATAACATGTGCCGGTTTGCAATCCGATAGAATAGCAATGTTAACAAAGCCTGACCTTGATATAAGAATTATTCCGTTTAGAGGAGAATATTATAAATTAAAAAATCATAAAAAGAATTTGGTAAACAATTTAATATACCCGGTTCCCGATCCGGCATTCCCGTTTCTTGGAGTTCATTTTACAAGAATGATTGACGGTGAAGTTGAGTGTGGTCCTAATGCAGTTTTTTCATTTAAGCGAGAAGGTTATTCAAAATATAGTTTGGATATAAAAGATACTTTTGAAAGTTTAACTTGGCCCGGATTTCAAAAAGTTGCCGCGAAATATTGGAAAACCGGATTCGGTGAATTCTTCAGATCTTTCAGTAAAGATGCATTTGTAAAAGCTTTGCAAAGATTGATTCCCGAAATTCAGAAAGATGATATGATTCAAGGTGGAGCTGGTGTTCGTGCTCAAGCATGTAACAAGACCGGTGGATTAGTTGATGACTTCTACTTTGTTGAACAAAAGAATATTATTCATGTTTGTAATGCTCCGTCACCGGCAGCAACATCATCACTATCAATTGGTAAATATGTCGCGGAAAAATATTATTCACAGGTAGTTAATTGAATAAAAGATTAGAAAAAATATTAGTTCTCATTGTAGATTTTTTAACCATCAATGCTGCATGGGCTACGTTTTTTCTTATAAGAGTTGAAACGGGTTGGTTTGAACTTTTTTCCGAACCTGCATTCTTATTCCCGATGTTTGCTGTTTACTTTTATTGGTTGATACTTTTCATTTTTGTCGGAATGTATCGAACATGGTTTGCATATTCTCGGTTTGATGAAATCACTTTGCTATTCAAGACTGCGTTCTTCGGAATTTTCATTTTGTTCTTTCTTATATACTACGACGACATGTCCCACAATGTAGCTTCAAATACACGATACATGATTATTGTATATTGGGCTATCTTCTTTGTTTACGTTTCTATCGGTCGAATTTCCGTTAGAAGTATTCAGCGAAATATTCTTATTAAAGGTCTAGGGAGAAGAAACGCCTTAATAATTGGCTTCAACGAAAAAGCTCATCGAATTCATAATTCTATTGCAAATCACCGTGGACTCGGAATAGATGTTAAAGCTTACGTTGCCGTGAAAAAAGAAAATGTGGGAAAAGAACATCTCGGTATAAAAGTAATAGATACGACAGAGAATCTCAGAAGTGTAGTTGAAAACTATCAAGCTAAAGAAATTATCATTGGATTGGAACATCACGAAGAAGACATTTTTCTGAAAGTGATTGAACTTACCGATGGTTTAGATATTGGTATAAAGATTGTTCCGGACCTTTATGAAATTATTAGCGGACAGGCGAGAACAACACAAATTTATGGTTTCCCATTAATTGACATCATGCCCCAATTAATGCCCGAGTGGGAAAAGAAAATTAAACGATTGATGGATATCGGAATTTCATTAGCATTTTTAGTTTTTACTGCACCTTTAACATTATTGACTGCGATTGCAATTAAACTTGATAGTAAAGGTCCAATTTTTTACAAGCAAGAAAGAAGCGGATTGAATGGAAAAGTTTTTAAAATTTATAAATTCCGTTCCATGATAAATGATGCAGAGAAAGCTTCCGGTCCAATTTGGTCAATGAAAGACGATCCAAGAATTACAAGAGTCGGAAAAATAATGCGTAAACTAAGATTGGATGAAATTCCTCAAGTAATAAATGTATTGAAAGGAGAAATGAGTTTCGTCGGACCAAGACCGGAACGACCCTTTTTTGTTGAAAAGTTAGCCGAAGAAATTCCACTTTATAAAAGAAGATTAAGAGTTCGTCCGGGAATAACAGGATGGGCACAAGTTAAACACAAGTACGATGAATCGATTGAAGATGTAAAAGCCAAATTGCGCTATGATCTTTTTTATATCGAAAATATGTCGCTTCGCATGGATCTTAAAATAATTTTTAGAACAGTTTTTGTAGTACTCTTTGGAAAAGGTCATTACGAATAGGTGAATCATGAAAAAAACACTCATCATTATTCCAACATATAACGAGTTGAACAATATACAAAAACTTGTTCCGCTACTAAGAAGCGAATATCCGCAAGTTGATGTTCTTGTTGTTGACGATAATTCACCTGACGGAACTGGAAAGAAAGTTCTTGAATTAGCGGAGAGTGATCCTCAAATTCATCTGATTGAGCGCGAAGGAAAACTAGGTTTGGGGACAGCTTATGTGCGGGGATTTAAATTCGCTTTGGAAAACGGATATGAAGCCGCAATGGAGATGGATGCTGATTTTTCGCATGACCCCAAAGAAGTGAAAAATTTTTTAAGAGAAATTGAAGAAAATGATTTGGTGATCGGAAGCCGATATATTAAAGGTGTTAACGTTGTTAACTGGCCCATGAGTAGATTGCTTCTAAGTTACTTTGCAAACATATACACAAAAGTTATAACCGGTATGCCGATCTATGATGCAACAGGCGGGTTTAAATGTTTTAGAAGAGAAGTTTTGGAATCAATCAATCTGGATAAAATCACTTCAAACGGTTATTCGTTCCAAATAGAAATGAACTTTAAAACTTGGAAAAAAGGTTTCCGCGTAAAAGAAATCCCGATCATTTTTGTCGATAGAGCTGACGGCAGTTCTAAAATGTCCAAGCATATTGTATATGAGGCAATATTTATGGTTTGGAAATTACGTTTCGCCAGCATGTTCGGATATTTAGATTAGTTGGATTATGGATTTATCAATAATTATAGTGAACTATAACGTAAAGGAATTTCTTCTAAATCTTCTCGATTCGCTTCACAAAGCTGTTTCCAAATTTGAAAATGAAATTATTGTTGTAGACAACGCTTCGGATGACGGAAGTGTTGAATTAGTCAAATCAAGATTTCCGCAAGTAAAATTAATTGCTAATAAAACTAATGTTGGATTTGGTGCTGCCAATAACCAAGCGTTGGAAATTGCATCAGGTAAATATTTGGTTCTTATTAATCCGGATACTATTGTAAAGGAAGACACTTTTACAAAATTAATAGACTTCATGGGATCAACTCCGGATGCGGGAATGGTCGGCTGCAAAGTTTTAAATCCCGATGGAACACTGCAACTTGCATGCAGAAGAAGTTTTCCCGGGCCGTGGACTTCGTTTACAAAAATTACCGGTTTGAGTAAGATTTTCCCTAACAGTAAATTATTCGCAAAGTATAACCTCACTTATTTGAACGAAGATGAAACTTACGAAGTTGACGCAATTTCCGGTTCATTCATGATGATGACCCGCGAAGTTTATCAAAAAACAAAAGGTTTCGATCCTCAATTTTTTATGTATGGTGAGGATTTAGATCTTTGTTACAGAACTCAAAAAGAAGGTTATAAAGTTTATTACGTTCATACTACAGAGATTATTCATTATAAAGGTGAAAGCACAAAGCGAAGCAGTATAGACGAGACAAAAGTTTTTTATGACGCGATGCATCTGTTTGTCCGGAAACATTTTTCATCTTTCTTTATTGTTGAATTGATCTTACGAGCAGCGATATTTTTTAGGAGATTCGTTGCGTTTTCAAATCTGTACCGGCTTGTAATTCTCGCAATCATACTCGATATGGTTGTTGGAACGATTTCATTTCTATTTGCCGAAGAAATTTACAGCAATGAAAGATGGGAGGGATTCCCGGAAATTTTTAAACCTGCTGTTTACTTCGTCCCGGCATTTATTCAGATTATTATTTCTTCACTGATGAATTCATATCGCAAGGATGGTTTTTCTGTTCTTAGAAGCTCACTTTCTTTAATAGTCGGATTGATGGTAATAACTTCAATGACATTCTTCCTTAAGCAATATGCATTCAGCAGAGCTGTTGTTCTTATTGCATTCGGATTTATGTTATTGGGTTTTTCACTTTGGAGAATTATTGCTAAAACAATTTTTAAGATCGGACTTTCTGCAAATGAAAGGAAAAATAGAACACTGATTGTTGGAACAAATCAAAAAGCATTAACACTTACTAAAAAATTAAAATCCAGTTTGACTTCTATTCATCACATAATCGGAATGGTTGGAAGCAGCAGCAAAGATATCGGAGAAGTTATTGATAATTTTTCGGTTATTGGTTCTTTAGAAAACATCAAAAAAGTTATTCAAGAAAACAGAATCGATAAAGTAATTTTTTCTTCGGATGAACTTACTTTTAATCAAATGTTCAGTGTTGTTTCCAAATGTCAAGGTATGAATGTTGAATTTGTAGTAGCAGGAAGTGAAATGGATTATCTTGTTGGTAAATCTTCAATTACGATGTTGGAAGATATTCCTTTACTTAAAGTTTATTATAACATTTCATATTTGCCTCATAAAACGGCAAAAGCTGTACTTGATTTTATATTAAGCTCTCTAATTTTACTTTTGGTTTACCCTTTGATATATTCGCACCATAAGTTGACCAAGAGAACTAGCGAATTCTCAAAATTTATTCTTAATGTTCCTAGAGTATTTTTAGGAAAGCTCAGTTTTGTCGGGCCACAATCAAATAGTGAATTTGAGGGTTTGTATCTCGGTAAACCGGGATTGACAGGCTTGTGGAATATCGAAAACATTGATAAAAATGATGAGGAAGAAAAACGCAAACTTGACATTTTTTACGCAAAGAACCAAAATATATGGTTGGATATTGAAATATTAAGCAGAACATTTTCGAATATGTTCATCAAACCGGAGAAATGATGGCTAAAAATACATTAGATTTTGAAAAACCTATACATGAGTTAGAAAATAAAATTGAAGAAATGCGTCGTTATGAAAACGACCTTGATATAAAAGATGAAATCCGAAATCTTGAATCGAAAGTTTATTCTCTAAAGAAAAGTATCTTCGAAAATTTAACAAGATGGCAGCGAGTTCAGCTTGCACGTCATGCTGAAAGACCATATACTTTAGATTACATCGAAATGATGACAACGGATTTTATTGAACTTCATGGGGATCGACATTTTGGTGATGATAAAGCTATAGTCGGTGGATTTGCAAAGCTTGATGGTCAAAAAGTTATGATTATCGGTCATCAAAAAGGGCGCGATACAAAATCAAATCTTTATAGAAATTTTGGAATGCCGAATCCGGAAGGTTACCGAAAGGCATTACGCTTAATGAAGCTTGCAGAAAAGTTTAATACTCCGGTAATAACTCTTCTTGATACACCAGGTGCATTCCCCGGTTTAGAAGCTGAGGAACGTGGACAAGCTGAAGCAATTGCAAGAAATCTTTTAGAAATGAGTAGACTAAAAGTTCCGATAATTGTTGTGATAATTGGTGAAGGAGCCAGCGGTGGTGCGCTTGGTCTTGGAATCGGAGATAGAATTTTAATGCTTGAAAATACTTGGTATTCTGTAATCAGTCCCGAATCTTGTTCAAGTATTCTTTGGCGAAGTTGGGAATATAAGGAACAAGCAGCCGAAGCATTAAGATTAACAGCGGTTGATTTATTAGAACAAAAAATAATCGACAGAATTGTTCCCGAACCTTTAGGTGGTGCACATAAAAATTACACTGTAGTTGCAAACACTTTAAAGACAATACTTATTGAAGAATTGAACAATCTCAAGAAAATTAAACCTGATAAATTAATTCAAAATAGATTGGATAAATTTGGTTCGATGGGGGAATTTGAAGAATAATGTTGAAACATGTTACTACTATTCGTGTTCGTTATGCTGATACAGATAAAATGCAATTTGTTTATAATGGGAAGTATTTAGAATATTTTGAAGTCGGAAGAACCGAATTATTAAGAAGTACCGGACTAGCTTATTCTTTGTTGGAAGAAGATGGTTATCAACTTCCGCTGATTGAAGCCAAATTAATTTATAAAGCTCCCGCAACTTATGATGATGTTCTTGAAATTGAAGCGACTGTAAAAGAACTTTTTTCCGCTAAAGTTCATATTGAATATAAAATCAGAAAACAAGGTTCGGAAGAAATTATTACCGAGGGCTATACAACTCACATGTTTATAAAATCTGATTCAAAAAAACCTACTAGACCTCCCAAGATTTATATCGATGCACTAAGAAAATATTTTGATTAGCAAGCAAGTTTTGTACTTATATAAGTCTTCAATAGATGATTGAGAAAATAAAAGAACTCACAAAAGACACTGCGATTTACGGTATCAGTACAATCGTCGGAAGATTCTTCGGTTTCTTGCTCGTTCCTTTTTATACAAATATTTTCTCTACTTATGAGTTTGGTGTTTTCTCAAACGTATATGCATACATCGCTTTTTTTAATATTGTATATATATACGGAATGGATGCGGCATTTCTTAAGTATAGTTCCGTTGCTGAATCAAATGAAAAGAAGAATGTATTTTCAACACCGTATATTTTTGTAACCGGCACAACAATACTTTTTTCACTTATAATTTTATTATCTAAATCAGGTCTATCCTCCGCAATAAAAATCCCGAGTGATTATTCCTATTTACTTAATTATGTAATATTAATTTTACTTTTTGATACACTCGCGCTGGTTCCGTTTGCAAATCTTAGGTTACAGCGAAAAGCTAAAAAGTTTGCGATAATTAAAACACTGAACATTCTCATTAATCTTGGATTGAATATTTATCTAATATTATTCCTTGATTTTGATATCGAAGCAATATTTATAAGTAATGCAGCCGCATCTTTATTTTCATTTTTAGCATTGTTACCGGAAATCTTCAAATACTTCATTCCAAAGATTGATAAAGAACTTCTAAAAAAGATGTTGAAATTTGGAATCCCATATTTACCGGCGAGTGTTGCCGCAACAATCGTACAAGTAATTGATCGACCAATAATTGTTATGATAGTTGGAGAAAGCGCGCTCGGAATTTATCAAGCCAATTACAAACTTGGTATTTTTATGATGTTGTTTGTTTCTATGTTTCAATACGCGTGGCAGCCGTTCTTTTTAAATAACGCTAAAGATGCTAACGCAAAAGCTCTCTTCTCAAAAATCTTAACTATTTATCTGTTTGCTTCATCATTAATTCTGGTTATACTTTCTTTATTTGTTTCGGACATAGCCAAATTTGAGGTATTGCCGGGACGATCAATTATAGGTCAGGAATATTTAAGTGGATTATATATCGTTCCGGTTATTTTATTAGCTTATGTTTTTCACGGCTTATACGTTAACTTTCAAGCCGGTATTTACATCGAAGAAAAAACAAAATATTTTCCGCTAGTTACCGGAATTGGAGCTGGAATTAACATACTTGCAAATATTTTATTAATTCCAATTATAGGCATAATGGGCGCTGCCTTTGCAACATTAGCCAGTTACTTTATTATGGCAGTCGGATTGTTTATTACAGCACAAAAGTTTTATAGAATAAAATATGAATACCTCAAAATAGCTACAATATTTGTGTTGTTAATAGCATCGGGATTTGTATATTATTTTATAATAGGATTCGAAGATGTTACTTTCATAAATAAACTTTTTATTCTGTTGGGCTTTACGGCTGGTTTATTTATTTTTAGAGTGATCAGTAAAGAAGAAATTTCTGCTCTCAAAAAATTATTCTGAAGTTTTATTCACTTCAACAAGAACCAAGAAAATGGAAACGATTAAATTAAAATTCAAGAGAATATCGGACGAATTCTCCGAAATCCCGCTTCCTCACTATGCTACGGAAGGAAGTGCCGGAATGGATATTAGAGCCGCACTTTCCAAAAGTGAAAATATAAATCCGGGTGAAGTTAAATTAATATCCACAAATCTTTCGGTTGAAATTCCAATCGGTTACGAAATTCAAGTTAGACCAAGAAGCGGATTAGCTGCCAAACATGGAATTGGAATCCTTAATTCTCCCGGTACAATTGATAGCGATTATAGAGGTGAGATAAAAGTAATCCTATTTAATTTTAGTAAAGAACCGTTTGAGATAAAAAGCGGTGAACGAATTGCTCAGTTAGTTATTTCAAAAGTATATAAAGCTGAGATTGAAATTTCATCCGAACTTAACGAAACAAAACGTGGTGAGGGTGGTTTTGGACATACGGGAAAGGCTTGAGGGGAGAAGGGGAGAGTGGGAGAAAAAGTGAACGGAGAGAATTTTATAATCACCTTTTCTCCCGTTCTACCCCTCACACCCTCTCCAAAACTCCCACTCAGATTTTTAATTTTGGTTTTATAGAATTAAGTATCACGTCAACAAAGAGTAAAAGGATTTTTATAAATGTGTGATTTCGTACATCTCCACAACCATTCGCATTTTAGTTTACAAGATGCTGCATGTACAATAGATGATTTAGTTAAGACTACCGGTGAAATGGGCATGAAATCCATCGCACTTACCGATCATGGTGTGATGTATGGAGTTTCGGAATTTTATTCTAAAGCAAAACATTCCGGAATAAAGCCCATTGTTGGAATGGAAGCCTATATTACAATGGAAGGTTCTCGTTTTGAAAAAGGTACAGACCAAGGTGCCGGAAGAAAAAGATCTAAACATTATAATCATCTTGTGCTGCTTGCAAAAAATAAAACCGGTTATAAAAATTTAATAAAACTTTCTTCACTCGGATTCACAGAAGGCTTTTATTACAAACCTAGAATTGATATGGATATTCTTCGTGAATACAGCGAAGGTTTAATTTGTTCAACTGCTTGTCCAGCAGGACCGGTTTCTGTTCATCTAATAAATGGCGATTATAAAAAAGCGAAAGAAACAACACTTCGACTTCACGAAATATTTAATGACGATCTTTATTTAGAAATTCAAAATCATGGTTTGGAAATCGAGAAACCAATTCTCGACGGCATGCCAAAACTCGCGAAGGAACTTGGTCTAAAATTAATTGCAACTAATGACATCCATTACATAAATAAAGATCATTCAATTGCGCATAACATATTGTTATTGCTTGGTGATAAAACCGGGAATTATGAATACAAAAATTTGAGATACAATACTGATCAAGTTTATTTTAAGTCCGCCGATGAGATGAAAGAAATTTTCAAGAATCAAAAAGATGCTATTGAAAACACATTAGAAATAGACGAAAAAATTGATCTCGATTTAAGTTTTGAAAAATTTCATTATCCGCAATTCCCGATACCTGAAGATTCAACAGCGAAAAATTTGGATGAATATTTTGAACAGCTTTCTTATCAGGGTCTTCAAAAAAGATTTAAAAAAATTAATACCGATATAGAAGAT
It contains:
- the lhgO gene encoding L-2-hydroxyglutarate oxidase; the protein is MKSTISCLHDIIVVGAGIVGLATAYTILKDKPSTKLLLIEKESGVAKHQTGNNSGVIHSGIYYNPGSLKAINCKRGYDLLLNFCDENKIKYDICGKVIVAVSEHEFEQLEKIYNRGLENGLKGLIFLTKGELKEKEPHVNGIKGVFVPQTGIIDFLEVSVKLSERILELGGEIKFNSEVKNIQQDNNRISVICDHFEVDTRFLITCAGLQSDRIAMLTKPDLDIRIIPFRGEYYKLKNHKKNLVNNLIYPVPDPAFPFLGVHFTRMIDGEVECGPNAVFSFKREGYSKYSLDIKDTFESLTWPGFQKVAAKYWKTGFGEFFRSFSKDAFVKALQRLIPEIQKDDMIQGGAGVRAQACNKTGGLVDDFYFVEQKNIIHVCNAPSPAATSSLSIGKYVAEKYYSQVVN
- a CDS encoding glycosyltransferase; this encodes MKILFLLSRYPYPINKGDKLRAYHQINNLRNNNEVHLIAINEELNQNKYEHNLETIADFVTILKLSKLQKIWNLFRSIFSKFPFQTEYFYTKKNKMIIDSIVERYKPDIIICQLIRMGKYLESIDSVPKVIDYIDVLSKGLELRKSRVSFLLKPIFDSEYKRVLEYEEKVNSKFDGSIIITENDKNALPINNKSGVMVVPNGIETDYFQPDPELKKDIDLLFVGNMSYKPNIDAVVYFIESIFPLVKQKHPNCKFHIVGSSPSLRIKRLVNKSVIVSGWVDDIRPFYNRAKIFVAPMQIGTGLQNKILEAMSMSIPAVISSHAAKGIEGCSANTVFIEDSPMEFANRILELIENPILREKMGKESRQFVKKHYSWENIVGDFEKYLNKIANRVE
- the dut gene encoding dUTP diphosphatase codes for the protein METIKLKFKRISDEFSEIPLPHYATEGSAGMDIRAALSKSENINPGEVKLISTNLSVEIPIGYEIQVRPRSGLAAKHGIGILNSPGTIDSDYRGEIKVILFNFSKEPFEIKSGERIAQLVISKVYKAEIEISSELNETKRGEGGFGHTGKA
- a CDS encoding sugar transferase → MNKRLEKILVLIVDFLTINAAWATFFLIRVETGWFELFSEPAFLFPMFAVYFYWLILFIFVGMYRTWFAYSRFDEITLLFKTAFFGIFILFFLIYYDDMSHNVASNTRYMIIVYWAIFFVYVSIGRISVRSIQRNILIKGLGRRNALIIGFNEKAHRIHNSIANHRGLGIDVKAYVAVKKENVGKEHLGIKVIDTTENLRSVVENYQAKEIIIGLEHHEEDIFLKVIELTDGLDIGIKIVPDLYEIISGQARTTQIYGFPLIDIMPQLMPEWEKKIKRLMDIGISLAFLVFTAPLTLLTAIAIKLDSKGPIFYKQERSGLNGKVFKIYKFRSMINDAEKASGPIWSMKDDPRITRVGKIMRKLRLDEIPQVINVLKGEMSFVGPRPERPFFVEKLAEEIPLYKRRLRVRPGITGWAQVKHKYDESIEDVKAKLRYDLFYIENMSLRMDLKIIFRTVFVVLFGKGHYE
- a CDS encoding glycosyltransferase; protein product: MDLSIIIVNYNVKEFLLNLLDSLHKAVSKFENEIIVVDNASDDGSVELVKSRFPQVKLIANKTNVGFGAANNQALEIASGKYLVLINPDTIVKEDTFTKLIDFMGSTPDAGMVGCKVLNPDGTLQLACRRSFPGPWTSFTKITGLSKIFPNSKLFAKYNLTYLNEDETYEVDAISGSFMMMTREVYQKTKGFDPQFFMYGEDLDLCYRTQKEGYKVYYVHTTEIIHYKGESTKRSSIDETKVFYDAMHLFVRKHFSSFFIVELILRAAIFFRRFVAFSNLYRLVILAIILDMVVGTISFLFAEEIYSNERWEGFPEIFKPAVYFVPAFIQIIISSLMNSYRKDGFSVLRSSLSLIVGLMVITSMTFFLKQYAFSRAVVLIAFGFMLLGFSLWRIIAKTIFKIGLSANERKNRTLIVGTNQKALTLTKKLKSSLTSIHHIIGMVGSSSKDIGEVIDNFSVIGSLENIKKVIQENRIDKVIFSSDELTFNQMFSVVSKCQGMNVEFVVAGSEMDYLVGKSSITMLEDIPLLKVYYNISYLPHKTAKAVLDFILSSLILLLVYPLIYSHHKLTKRTSEFSKFILNVPRVFLGKLSFVGPQSNSEFEGLYLGKPGLTGLWNIENIDKNDEEEKRKLDIFYAKNQNIWLDIEILSRTFSNMFIKPEK
- a CDS encoding oligosaccharide flippase family protein is translated as MIEKIKELTKDTAIYGISTIVGRFFGFLLVPFYTNIFSTYEFGVFSNVYAYIAFFNIVYIYGMDAAFLKYSSVAESNEKKNVFSTPYIFVTGTTILFSLIILLSKSGLSSAIKIPSDYSYLLNYVILILLFDTLALVPFANLRLQRKAKKFAIIKTLNILINLGLNIYLILFLDFDIEAIFISNAAASLFSFLALLPEIFKYFIPKIDKELLKKMLKFGIPYLPASVAATIVQVIDRPIIVMIVGESALGIYQANYKLGIFMMLFVSMFQYAWQPFFLNNAKDANAKALFSKILTIYLFASSLILVILSLFVSDIAKFEVLPGRSIIGQEYLSGLYIVPVILLAYVFHGLYVNFQAGIYIEEKTKYFPLVTGIGAGINILANILLIPIIGIMGAAFATLASYFIMAVGLFITAQKFYRIKYEYLKIATIFVLLIASGFVYYFIIGFEDVTFINKLFILLGFTAGLFIFRVISKEEISALKKLF
- a CDS encoding acetyl-CoA carboxylase carboxyltransferase subunit alpha; this encodes MAKNTLDFEKPIHELENKIEEMRRYENDLDIKDEIRNLESKVYSLKKSIFENLTRWQRVQLARHAERPYTLDYIEMMTTDFIELHGDRHFGDDKAIVGGFAKLDGQKVMIIGHQKGRDTKSNLYRNFGMPNPEGYRKALRLMKLAEKFNTPVITLLDTPGAFPGLEAEERGQAEAIARNLLEMSRLKVPIIVVIIGEGASGGALGLGIGDRILMLENTWYSVISPESCSSILWRSWEYKEQAAEALRLTAVDLLEQKIIDRIVPEPLGGAHKNYTVVANTLKTILIEELNNLKKIKPDKLIQNRLDKFGSMGEFEE
- a CDS encoding polyprenol monophosphomannose synthase, which gives rise to MKKTLIIIPTYNELNNIQKLVPLLRSEYPQVDVLVVDDNSPDGTGKKVLELAESDPQIHLIEREGKLGLGTAYVRGFKFALENGYEAAMEMDADFSHDPKEVKNFLREIEENDLVIGSRYIKGVNVVNWPMSRLLLSYFANIYTKVITGMPIYDATGGFKCFRREVLESINLDKITSNGYSFQIEMNFKTWKKGFRVKEIPIIFVDRADGSSKMSKHIVYEAIFMVWKLRFASMFGYLD
- a CDS encoding thioesterase family protein, encoding MLKHVTTIRVRYADTDKMQFVYNGKYLEYFEVGRTELLRSTGLAYSLLEEDGYQLPLIEAKLIYKAPATYDDVLEIEATVKELFSAKVHIEYKIRKQGSEEIITEGYTTHMFIKSDSKKPTRPPKIYIDALRKYFD